A stretch of the Terriglobia bacterium genome encodes the following:
- the accD gene encoding acetyl-CoA carboxylase, carboxyltransferase subunit beta has product MSWFKRESVELDTSGEKKVKTEGLWVKCEQCRQIIWKKDLEENLYVCPKCEKHFRIDARTRLGYLYDDGKYETFDNNLQSTDPLKFTDLKPYATRLKRAQHDTGLKDAVINAKGEIYGQTVISSVMEYNFIGGSMGSVVGEVITRAVERATDERTPLLIVSASGGARMMEGVISLMQLAKISSALARMEAAKVPYISLLTDPTTGGVTASFAMLGDLNIAEPGALIGFAGPRVIEQTIRQKLPEGFQRSEFLLKHGMLDAVVDRKNLKAYVARAFAFMTPN; this is encoded by the coding sequence ATGAGTTGGTTCAAGCGGGAAAGCGTTGAGCTCGACACATCGGGCGAGAAGAAGGTTAAGACCGAAGGTCTCTGGGTTAAGTGCGAGCAGTGCCGCCAGATCATCTGGAAGAAGGACCTCGAAGAGAACCTGTACGTCTGCCCGAAGTGCGAAAAACACTTCCGCATCGATGCACGCACCCGACTCGGTTATCTCTACGATGACGGCAAATACGAGACCTTCGATAACAACCTGCAGTCGACCGATCCGCTGAAGTTCACCGACCTGAAGCCTTACGCCACGCGACTGAAGCGCGCACAGCACGACACCGGACTGAAGGACGCCGTCATCAACGCGAAGGGCGAGATCTACGGCCAGACGGTGATCAGCAGCGTGATGGAGTACAACTTCATCGGCGGCAGCATGGGATCGGTGGTGGGTGAAGTGATCACCCGTGCTGTTGAACGTGCGACGGACGAGCGCACTCCGCTATTGATCGTCTCCGCGTCGGGCGGAGCCCGCATGATGGAAGGTGTGATCAGCCTGATGCAGCTGGCAAAAATTTCCTCGGCGCTGGCGCGCATGGAAGCCGCCAAGGTGCCGTACATTTCGTTGCTAACCGACCCCACGACCGGCGGCGTGACCGCTTCATTTGCCATGCTGGGAGACCTGAACATCGCTGAGCCGGGCGCGCTGATCGGCTTTGCCGGCCCACGCGTGATTGAGCAGACAATCCGGCAAAAGCTGCCCGAGGGTTTCCAGCGTTCGGAATTTTTGCTGAAGCACGGCATGCTGGATGCGGTGGTGGATCGCAAGAATCTAAAGGCGTACGTAGCGCGGGCGTTTGCGTTTATGACGCCGAACTAG
- the cobO gene encoding cob(I)yrinic acid a,c-diamide adenosyltransferase — MTDVRKGLIIVNTGPGKGKTTAAMGTALRAVGNGMKVLMLQFLKGSWHYGELDAVQAFGDKFVMKQMGRGFVKVGGAETDPEDIRMVEEAWQEAADAILSGTWDLVVLDEINYAISYKMLDPEKVAEVLKRKPEMVHVILTGRNAHPTIVELADTVTEMREVKHAYQKGILAQRGIEY, encoded by the coding sequence ATGACAGACGTTCGCAAGGGATTGATCATCGTTAACACCGGCCCGGGCAAGGGCAAGACCACGGCCGCCATGGGCACGGCACTGCGCGCGGTCGGCAACGGAATGAAGGTCTTGATGCTGCAGTTTTTGAAGGGCTCGTGGCACTATGGCGAGCTCGATGCCGTGCAGGCCTTCGGCGACAAGTTCGTGATGAAGCAGATGGGCCGCGGGTTCGTGAAGGTCGGTGGCGCCGAGACCGATCCGGAAGATATTCGGATGGTGGAAGAGGCTTGGCAGGAAGCGGCCGACGCCATTTTGTCCGGCACGTGGGACCTGGTTGTCCTCGACGAGATCAATTACGCCATCAGCTACAAGATGCTCGATCCGGAGAAGGTCGCCGAGGTCCTGAAGCGTAAACCGGAGATGGTGCACGTAATATTGACGGGGCGCAACGCGCATCCGACAATCGTGGAACTCGCCGATACAGTGACCGAAATGCGCGAGGTAAAGCACGCGTATCAGAAGGGCATCCTGGCACAACGCGGCATCGAATACTAG
- a CDS encoding DUF1572 domain-containing protein — MAHRFMTSYLEDSIAVFRLYKRLGEGAISQVNDEHLCTVLDPEMNSIALIVKHMAGNMRSRWTNFLTSDGEKPNRNRDTEFEAPPESREALMKLWEQGWGYVFAALEPLSDADLTREVTIRGEPHSVMQAINRQIAHYSYHVGQIVFLAKHFQSEQWKSLTVPRKGSAEFNERVRKGEASQR, encoded by the coding sequence ATGGCACATCGCTTCATGACCTCCTACCTCGAAGATTCCATCGCCGTCTTCCGCCTCTACAAGCGACTCGGCGAAGGCGCGATCTCACAGGTGAACGACGAGCATCTCTGCACCGTGCTCGATCCGGAGATGAACTCGATCGCGCTCATCGTGAAGCACATGGCCGGCAACATGCGCTCTCGCTGGACCAACTTCCTCACCAGCGACGGCGAAAAACCCAATCGCAACCGCGATACCGAGTTTGAAGCGCCTCCCGAATCTCGCGAGGCATTGATGAAGCTTTGGGAGCAAGGGTGGGGATATGTGTTCGCAGCGCTGGAGCCGCTCAGCGACGCCGATCTAACTCGCGAAGTTACGATCCGCGGCGAGCCACACTCGGTAATGCAGGCCATCAATCGGCAGATCGCGCACTACTCCTATCACGTAGGCCAGATCGTCTTTCTAGCCAAGCACTTTCAGTCGGAGCAGTGGAAGTCGCTCACCGTGCCTAGAAAAGGCTCCGCGGAATTCAACGAGCGGGTGCGCAAGGGCGAAGCGAGCCAGCGCTGA
- a CDS encoding HU family DNA-binding protein, with the protein MNKADLVDKISAASSISKTSAAEAIDALVDGITGALKKGERVTLVGFGTFAVSQRRARNGRNPQTGSVIKIAARKVAKFTPGVELKKAVNKSR; encoded by the coding sequence ATGAACAAAGCGGACTTGGTGGACAAGATCTCGGCAGCTTCGAGCATCAGCAAGACGAGTGCGGCGGAAGCGATCGACGCTTTGGTCGACGGCATCACCGGTGCATTAAAAAAGGGCGAGCGCGTTACGCTGGTGGGCTTCGGAACCTTCGCGGTTTCGCAGCGCCGCGCACGTAATGGACGGAACCCGCAGACCGGTTCAGTGATCAAGATTGCAGCACGGAAAGTGGCGAAGTTCACGCCGGGAGTGGAACTAAAGAAGGCCGTGAATAAATCGAGATAA
- a CDS encoding DUF3536 domain-containing protein produces the protein MERYICIHAHFYQPPRENPWLEAIEQQDSAYPFHDWNERITAECYAPNSAARILGPNGRIHEIYSNYAHISFNFGPTLLSWMEEKAPNIYQRVLDSDRQSAERFSGHGNAIAQAYNHMILPLATRRDKQTQVIWGLRDFEKRFRRRPEGMWLPEAAADVESLEVLADQGIKFTILAPHQAGEVRKLGPGGRWKNIAGGQIDPTRAYLCRLPSGKHINLFFYDGPISRAVAFEGLLSNGETFAKRLISGFSDGRNWPQLMHIATHGETYGHHHRYGEMALAYALHYIEQNNLATITNYGEYLEKHPPTHEVEIVNNTSWSCAHGIERWRSNCGCNSGMKPGWTQDWRAPLRTGLDRLREGLEKPYQEAAAKLLKDPGAARDRYIDVILDRSKKSLDSFFAAHQKHELGREERVQALKLLEMQRHAMLMYTSCGWFFDELSGIETVQVIMYAGRALQLAQDLFGNGFEQHFLDGLRQAHSNLKELGNGADIYQRWVKPAQVNLLSVGAHYAIASLFDGYTDRSSIYCYDVNLRQHEQRAAGRTRTAVGRAVICSRITLEQADMTFGVLHFGDHNVNAGVRYFRGQEDYDELQRETEQAAGAGDIAEILRVFNKHFDNTTYNLKSLFRDEQRRIVDQVLRSTLNEADAAYRQIYEHHASLMQFLASIRAPLPHILRVTAEFVLNSRLRAEFSAENMNIPEIQDLLNTVRREGIELDSAGLSFVLKKSINRIAEELESDLSLKNLSRFDDALSLLKMLPFEVDLWRTQNLFFELLQRAPQIEEFQNEEAQHHLTSIGERLGLYVGVFQGGIGAQWRSGRRANGGLSRGIGRRSRAGRPPKNKIVLGY, from the coding sequence ATGGAACGATATATCTGTATTCATGCCCATTTTTACCAGCCCCCCCGTGAAAATCCGTGGCTGGAAGCAATCGAACAACAAGATTCTGCTTATCCCTTTCACGACTGGAACGAAAGGATTACCGCGGAGTGTTATGCGCCGAATTCGGCGGCCCGTATCCTCGGTCCCAATGGCAGAATCCACGAGATCTACAGTAACTACGCACATATAAGCTTCAACTTCGGTCCCACGTTGCTGTCGTGGATGGAGGAGAAGGCGCCGAACATTTATCAGCGCGTTCTCGATTCCGATCGCCAAAGCGCTGAGCGGTTTTCGGGACACGGCAACGCCATTGCGCAGGCCTACAACCACATGATCTTGCCCTTGGCGACGCGCCGCGATAAGCAGACGCAGGTGATTTGGGGACTACGCGACTTCGAGAAGCGCTTTCGGCGCCGGCCTGAAGGCATGTGGTTGCCGGAGGCAGCGGCCGATGTTGAGAGCCTCGAAGTGCTCGCTGACCAGGGAATCAAGTTCACGATTCTCGCGCCGCACCAGGCCGGCGAGGTGCGTAAACTCGGCCCCGGCGGACGCTGGAAAAATATTGCAGGCGGGCAGATCGATCCCACACGCGCATATCTCTGCCGACTGCCAAGCGGAAAGCACATCAATCTATTTTTCTACGACGGGCCAATCTCGCGCGCAGTGGCTTTCGAAGGGCTGCTGTCGAATGGTGAGACTTTTGCGAAGCGCTTGATTAGCGGCTTTAGCGACGGTCGTAACTGGCCGCAGTTGATGCACATCGCTACCCATGGTGAGACATACGGACACCATCATCGATATGGCGAAATGGCATTGGCGTACGCGCTGCACTATATCGAACAGAACAACCTGGCGACGATCACGAATTACGGAGAGTATCTGGAAAAGCATCCCCCCACGCACGAAGTGGAGATCGTCAATAACACGTCATGGAGTTGCGCACATGGCATTGAGCGCTGGCGCAGCAACTGCGGCTGCAACTCTGGTATGAAGCCGGGCTGGACGCAGGATTGGCGTGCGCCGCTGCGCACTGGCCTGGACCGGCTACGCGAGGGACTCGAGAAACCATACCAGGAGGCGGCAGCGAAGCTCTTGAAAGATCCAGGAGCGGCGCGCGATCGATATATCGACGTGATCCTTGACCGCTCTAAGAAGAGTCTCGACAGTTTCTTTGCCGCGCATCAGAAGCACGAACTTGGGCGCGAAGAACGCGTGCAGGCCCTGAAACTGCTGGAGATGCAGCGGCACGCCATGCTGATGTACACCAGTTGCGGCTGGTTCTTCGATGAGCTCTCGGGGATCGAGACGGTGCAGGTCATCATGTACGCCGGACGGGCGCTACAGTTGGCACAGGACCTGTTTGGCAATGGATTTGAGCAGCACTTCCTCGATGGTCTGAGGCAGGCGCACAGCAATTTGAAAGAGCTTGGCAATGGGGCGGATATCTACCAGCGCTGGGTGAAACCTGCGCAGGTGAACCTGCTCAGCGTCGGCGCGCACTATGCAATTGCGTCATTGTTCGATGGATACACGGACCGAAGCTCAATTTATTGCTACGACGTGAACCTGCGGCAGCATGAACAGCGGGCGGCGGGCCGCACAAGGACTGCCGTAGGCCGTGCCGTGATCTGCTCGCGGATTACGCTGGAGCAGGCTGACATGACATTCGGAGTTTTGCACTTTGGCGATCACAATGTGAACGCGGGAGTGCGGTACTTCCGCGGCCAGGAAGATTATGACGAATTGCAACGCGAAACCGAGCAGGCAGCCGGGGCGGGCGACATTGCCGAGATCCTGCGCGTCTTCAATAAGCACTTCGACAACACGACCTACAACCTGAAGTCGCTGTTCCGCGACGAACAGCGGCGCATTGTTGACCAGGTTTTGCGCTCGACACTGAACGAGGCGGATGCCGCCTACCGCCAGATTTACGAGCACCATGCGTCGCTGATGCAGTTCCTGGCCAGCATTCGTGCGCCGTTGCCGCACATCCTGCGCGTGACCGCCGAGTTCGTGTTGAATTCACGGTTGCGGGCGGAGTTCTCGGCCGAGAACATGAACATTCCCGAGATCCAGGACCTGCTCAACACGGTACGTCGCGAGGGCATTGAACTCGATTCGGCGGGGCTTTCGTTTGTCCTGAAGAAATCGATCAATCGAATTGCCGAGGAGCTGGAGAGCGATTTGAGTCTGAAGAACCTTTCACGTTTTGATGATGCCCTCAGCTTGCTGAAGATGCTGCCTTTTGAAGTGGACTTGTGGCGGACGCAGAACCTGTTTTTCGAACTGCTGCAGCGGGCGCCGCAAATTGAGGAGTTCCAGAACGAAGAGGCGCAACATCACCTGACTTCGATTGGGGAACGACTCGGGCTCTATGTGGGCGTGTTCCAGGGGGGCATTGGCGCACAATGGCGCTCCGGACGGAGAGCCAATGGTGGCCTGAGCCGGGGAATCGGCCGTAGATCCCGTGCAGGACGTCCGCCGAAAAATAAAATAGTGTTGGGCTATTGA
- the aceA gene encoding isocitrate lyase: protein MATNQFAAELLHDWNSNPRWKGITRPYTPEEVERLRGTIRIDYTLARLGAERLWKLLHEEKYVPALGALTGNQAVQMVKAGLKAVYVSGWQVAGDANDAGQMYPDQSLYPADSVPNLVRRLNNALLRADQIHHSEGRNGFHFLAPMIADAEAGFGGNLNAFELMKAMIDAGAACVHFEDQLSSAKKCGHLGGKVLVSTTEAVQKLVAARLAADICGVPTLILARTDANSAHLLTSDVDPYDRQFLTGNRTNEGFFCIQGGLDSAIARGLAYAPYADMIWCETSEPNIEEARRFADAIHAKFPGKLLAYNCSPSFNWKKKLSDADIARFQPALAEMGYKFQFITLAGFHALNLSMYELAKGYQHAGMTAYSALQEEEFRLEKEGYEAVKHQRFVGTGYFDAVQNVVTSGQASTTALEHSTEAEQFQSPEATIGGEATSTLAAN, encoded by the coding sequence ATGGCAACGAACCAATTCGCTGCAGAACTGCTGCATGACTGGAATTCCAACCCGCGCTGGAAAGGCATAACCCGGCCTTATACCCCTGAAGAGGTTGAGCGTCTTCGCGGCACCATACGCATCGACTACACCCTCGCTCGTCTCGGCGCCGAGCGCCTTTGGAAGCTTCTGCACGAAGAAAAATATGTGCCCGCCCTCGGAGCCCTGACCGGTAACCAAGCGGTGCAGATGGTGAAGGCCGGATTGAAGGCAGTCTATGTCTCCGGCTGGCAGGTTGCAGGAGACGCCAATGACGCGGGTCAAATGTATCCGGACCAGAGCCTTTACCCGGCAGACAGCGTGCCGAACCTGGTGCGTCGTCTGAACAACGCTCTGCTGCGCGCCGACCAGATCCATCATTCCGAAGGGCGCAACGGATTCCACTTCCTTGCCCCAATGATTGCGGACGCTGAGGCGGGCTTCGGTGGCAATCTCAATGCCTTCGAACTGATGAAGGCAATGATCGATGCCGGTGCCGCCTGCGTGCACTTCGAAGATCAGCTTTCTTCGGCGAAGAAGTGCGGACATCTCGGGGGCAAAGTATTGGTGTCGACAACCGAAGCGGTGCAGAAGCTGGTGGCGGCACGTCTGGCGGCCGATATTTGCGGCGTCCCGACATTGATCCTGGCGCGCACCGACGCGAACAGTGCACATTTGCTGACCAGCGATGTGGATCCGTACGATCGGCAGTTCCTTACCGGCAATCGCACCAACGAAGGCTTCTTCTGCATCCAGGGTGGGCTCGATTCGGCAATCGCGCGCGGCCTTGCTTACGCGCCCTATGCCGATATGATCTGGTGCGAAACTTCGGAGCCGAACATTGAGGAGGCGCGACGTTTCGCCGATGCCATTCATGCGAAGTTCCCGGGCAAGCTGCTGGCTTACAACTGTTCGCCGTCTTTCAACTGGAAGAAGAAACTGAGCGACGCCGACATCGCTCGCTTCCAGCCGGCACTGGCAGAGATGGGCTACAAGTTCCAGTTCATCACGCTCGCCGGGTTCCATGCTTTGAACCTGAGTATGTACGAACTGGCAAAGGGCTATCAGCACGCCGGCATGACGGCCTACTCGGCGCTGCAGGAAGAGGAGTTCCGGTTGGAGAAGGAAGGTTACGAAGCGGTGAAGCACCAGCGTTTTGTGGGCACCGGCTATTTCGATGCGGTGCAGAACGTGGTGACGAGCGGACAGGCGTCGACCACCGCGCTGGAGCACTCCACGGAAGCCGAACAGTTTCAGTCGCCTGAAGCTACGATCGGTGGCGAGGCAACATCAACGCTGGCTGCAAACTAA
- a CDS encoding class II aldolase/adducin family protein — protein sequence MPENLKFDICCAARVLYRAGLSVANAGHISIAIGENRMLVNRFGPSFATLQPADILTCDFEGKIVNGEGWVNDTILLHGVIHQHVPDIVALVHTHPPATVTFSAFRKQPEIYDQESCILAGDVAIVEEEYSGLASSEERVRPMADALRDHHAILLPNHGAITRGPNVQLATVTMLLLEGMVQRNLSVAASARALGIEPKPIAMEAALTAKREIAKIPFLQPLWADLLLRLRQTDPELFSALAGVTAKA from the coding sequence TTGCCCGAAAATCTCAAATTCGACATTTGCTGTGCCGCGCGTGTGCTCTATCGCGCCGGGCTCAGTGTGGCGAATGCGGGGCACATCAGCATTGCGATAGGCGAGAACCGAATGCTGGTGAACCGATTTGGGCCATCGTTTGCGACTTTGCAGCCGGCGGATATCCTCACCTGCGATTTCGAAGGGAAGATCGTAAATGGCGAAGGCTGGGTCAACGACACGATCCTGCTGCACGGGGTGATTCACCAGCACGTGCCGGACATTGTGGCGCTGGTACATACCCATCCGCCAGCAACGGTGACGTTCAGTGCGTTTCGCAAACAACCGGAGATTTACGACCAGGAGAGCTGCATTCTGGCTGGTGATGTGGCAATTGTGGAAGAGGAATATAGCGGGCTGGCATCAAGCGAAGAGCGGGTGCGTCCCATGGCGGACGCGCTGCGTGACCACCACGCGATCCTGCTCCCGAACCATGGCGCCATCACGCGTGGGCCGAACGTGCAGCTGGCGACGGTGACCATGCTGTTGCTGGAAGGCATGGTGCAGCGCAATTTGTCGGTAGCCGCTAGCGCCCGAGCTCTCGGAATCGAGCCGAAACCAATCGCGATGGAAGCGGCACTGACCGCCAAACGCGAAATTGCCAAAATCCCATTTTTGCAACCGTTGTGGGCAGACTTGCTTTTGAGACTGCGCCAAACGGACCCAGAGTTGTTCTCTGCTTTAGCGGGAGTAACCGCTAAAGCTTGA